One segment of Rosa chinensis cultivar Old Blush chromosome 6, RchiOBHm-V2, whole genome shotgun sequence DNA contains the following:
- the LOC112170941 gene encoding uncharacterized protein LOC112170941, which yields MVESKKKDTTEHAANVKTKKISAECYLFKLLAPSVRQHAPVVLNSVPQTWLPPALGSLKINTDATWNSESLCCGLAALLRDSLGTFLNGVVSVGKATSAEAAEAQAVLLGLNLAKTESILSFSLEADCLPLISALKSSLGSVSWSTLSWFQQIKSLADSFSSVNWSWISREANVAADVAAHLAPRLEPVLDWFLNPPPSLHHVLQSDAVAAPP from the coding sequence ATGgtagaaagtaaaaaaaaggaTACCACAGAACATGCTGCTAATGTAAAGACTAAAAAGATTAGTGCAGAGTGTTACCTTTTCAAACTTTTGGCCCCTTCAGTTCGACAGCATGCTCCGGTTGTTCTAAACTCTGTTCCACAAACATGGCTTCCTCCTGCTCTTGGTTCTTTAAAAATTAATACAGATGCAACTTGGAACTCTGAGTCTTTGTGTTGTGGTCTTGCTGCGCTTCTCAGAGACTCTTTAGGTACTTTTCTCAATGGTGTGGTCTCAGTGGGGAAGGCTACCTCGGCGGAGGCGGCGGAGGCTCAAGCGGTTCTTCTTGGCCTCAATTTGGCAAAAACTGAGTccattctttctttctctcttgaAGCTGATTGTCTCCCCTTAATCTCAGCTTTGAAATCCTCTTTGGGATCGGTCTCTTGGTCTACACTCTCTTGGTTTCAACAGATCAAGTCTTTGGCTGATTCTTTCTCTTCTGTAAACTGGTCTTGGATCAGTAGGGAAGCAAATGTGGCAGCAGATGTTGCTGCTCACCTTGCTCCACGGTTGGAGCCTGTGTTGGATTGGTTTCTGAACCCACCTCCTTCCTTGCACCATGTACTTCAATCAGATGCGGTGGCAGCTCCACCTTGA